A single genomic interval of Lathyrus oleraceus cultivar Zhongwan6 chromosome 7, CAAS_Psat_ZW6_1.0, whole genome shotgun sequence harbors:
- the LOC127107604 gene encoding 3-isopropylmalate dehydratase small subunit 1, translating into MAFFSATATVPQKLTFVSSTKLSSSSTSSFNFLSFPSFQSNFCKTITASPQFPRAHALPSSAATTTAASSFHGICYVVGDNIDTDQIIPAEHLTLVPSKPDEYEKLGSFALIGLPDAYSVRFVEPGETKTKYSIVIGGANFGCGSSREHAPVALGASGVAAVVAESYARIFFRNSVATGEVYPLESETRLCEECHTGDVVTVELEENRLINHTTGKEYQLKPIGDAGPVIEAGGIFAYARKTGMIPTR; encoded by the coding sequence ATGGCGTTTTTCTCCGCAACTGCAACCGTTCCTCAAAAACTCACCTTCGTTTCCTCTACCAAACTCTCATCTTCTTCTACGTCGTCGTTTAACTTCCTTTCATTTCCCTCATTTCAATCCAACTTCTGCAAAACCATAACCGCCTCCCCACAATTTCCACGCGCCCACGCGCTTCCTTCTTCCGCAGCTACAACCACCGCCGCCTCATCCTTCCATGGCATCTGCTATGTCGTCGGCGACAACATCGACACTGATCAGATCATTCCCGCCGAACATCTCACTCTTGTCCCTTCCAAGCCCGACGAGTACGAGAAGCTAGGTTCCTTCGCCCTAATCGGACTTCCCGATGCATACTCCGTCCGATTTGTTGAACCCGGTGAGACTAAAACCAAATACTCCATTGTCATCGGCGGTGCTAATTTTGGTTGCGGATCCTCCCGTGAGCACGCGCCGGTTGCGTTAGGTGCCTCCGGTGTTGCTGCTGTTGTGGCTGAATCCTACGCGCGGATCTTTTTCAGAAACTCGGTGGCTACTGGTGAGGTGTATCCGTTGGAGTCAGAGACGCGGTTGTGTGAGGAGTGTCACACAGGAGATGTGGTGACAGTTGAGCTCGAGGAGAATCGTTTGATTAATCACACTACTGGAAAGGAGTATCAGTTGAAGCCCATTGGAGATGCTGGTCCGGTCATTGAAGCAGGTGGTATCTTCGCCTATGCTAGGAAAACCGGCATGATTCCTACTCGATAA